Proteins from a genomic interval of Rhodococcus rhodochrous:
- a CDS encoding Tex family protein: MTTELDTVNRRIAQELDVREDQVAAAVGLLDGGATVPFVARYRKEATGGLDDAQLRTLEERLRYLRELDERRVAILESIEAQGKLDDTLRGQIMLADTKARLEDIYLPFKPKRRTKAQIAREAGHEPVADALIGDPTTDPAGYTSEQLDGARAILVERFAEDADLVGELREAMWTRGKVSSTVRSGKENDGAKFSDYFEFSEPFTQLPSHRILALLRGEKEEVLSLSFDPEIDEPVPGERSYYEGRIATRFGIADEGRAADKWLLDTVRWAWRTKLQMSLSLDIRMRLRQSAEKDAVDVFAANLKDLLLAAPAGTRPTMGLDPGYRTGTKVAVVDATGKVVDHTTIYPHQPHNKRDEALAVLAALVARHGVELIAIGNGTASRETDALAADLVSLAKVPGLTKIVVSEAGASVYSASEYATKELPDLDVSIRGAVSIARRLQDPLAELVKIDPKSIGVGQYQHDVSETMLARSLGAVVEDAVNAVGVDVNTASVPLLSRVSGITGSLAESIVAHRDQNGPFRARRALKDVPRLGPKAFEQCAGFLRIPNGDDPLDASAVHPEAYPVVRRIVDRTGSSVRELLGNTATLRQLRADEFVDDRFGVPTVTDIISELEKPGRDPRPEFRTATFAAGVEKVADLKPGMVLEGVVTNVAAFGAFVDVGVHQDGLVHVSAMSRSFVKDPHDVVRSGEVVKVKVLEVDVARQRIGLTLRLDDEVPTPGAEKSGGQPRGGGRRPGGQGGGNQGGRGNRGQQGNRGQQGRGGDRRSAPAASGSMADALRRAGFGNN, encoded by the coding sequence GTGACGACCGAACTCGACACCGTGAACCGGCGGATCGCCCAGGAACTCGACGTCCGCGAAGACCAGGTCGCTGCGGCCGTGGGACTGCTCGACGGCGGCGCGACCGTGCCGTTCGTCGCGCGCTACCGCAAGGAGGCGACCGGCGGGCTCGACGATGCCCAGCTGCGCACCCTCGAGGAACGCCTCCGCTATCTGCGGGAACTCGACGAGCGCCGTGTCGCGATCCTCGAATCGATCGAGGCGCAGGGCAAGCTCGACGACACGCTGCGCGGACAGATCATGCTCGCCGACACCAAGGCGCGGCTCGAGGACATCTACCTGCCGTTCAAGCCGAAGCGGCGCACCAAGGCGCAGATCGCCCGCGAGGCCGGTCACGAACCCGTCGCCGACGCGCTCATCGGCGACCCCACCACCGATCCCGCCGGATACACCTCCGAGCAGCTCGACGGTGCGCGCGCCATCCTCGTCGAACGCTTCGCCGAGGACGCGGACCTCGTCGGCGAGCTCCGCGAGGCGATGTGGACGCGCGGCAAGGTGAGCTCCACCGTGCGGTCCGGCAAGGAGAACGACGGCGCGAAGTTCTCCGACTACTTCGAGTTCTCGGAACCGTTCACCCAGCTGCCCTCGCACCGCATCCTCGCCCTCCTGCGCGGCGAGAAGGAGGAGGTGCTGTCGCTGTCGTTCGATCCCGAGATCGACGAGCCGGTGCCCGGTGAGCGCAGCTACTACGAGGGACGGATCGCGACGCGCTTCGGCATCGCAGACGAGGGACGCGCCGCCGACAAGTGGTTGCTCGACACCGTGCGGTGGGCATGGCGCACCAAGCTGCAGATGTCGCTGTCGCTGGACATCAGGATGCGGCTGCGGCAGTCCGCCGAGAAGGACGCGGTCGACGTCTTCGCCGCCAACCTCAAGGACCTGTTGCTCGCCGCACCGGCCGGCACGCGACCGACGATGGGTCTCGACCCCGGCTACCGCACCGGCACGAAGGTCGCCGTCGTCGACGCGACCGGCAAGGTCGTCGACCACACCACCATCTATCCGCATCAGCCGCACAACAAGCGTGACGAGGCCCTCGCGGTGCTCGCCGCGCTGGTCGCGCGGCACGGTGTCGAACTGATCGCCATCGGCAACGGCACGGCGTCTCGTGAGACGGACGCTCTCGCAGCCGATCTCGTGTCGCTGGCGAAGGTGCCCGGGTTGACGAAGATCGTGGTGTCGGAGGCGGGCGCGTCCGTCTACTCGGCCTCCGAGTACGCCACCAAGGAACTCCCGGATCTCGACGTGTCCATCCGCGGTGCGGTCTCCATCGCACGCCGCCTGCAGGATCCGCTCGCCGAACTGGTCAAGATCGACCCGAAGTCGATCGGTGTCGGCCAGTACCAGCACGACGTGTCCGAGACGATGCTCGCGCGGTCGCTGGGCGCGGTCGTCGAGGACGCGGTGAACGCCGTCGGTGTCGACGTCAACACGGCGTCGGTCCCGCTGCTGTCGCGGGTCTCGGGTATCACCGGGTCGCTCGCGGAGAGCATCGTCGCCCACCGCGACCAGAACGGTCCGTTCCGGGCACGGAGAGCGCTCAAGGACGTCCCGCGACTCGGCCCGAAGGCCTTCGAACAGTGCGCGGGCTTCCTGCGGATCCCCAACGGCGACGACCCGCTCGACGCGTCCGCGGTGCACCCCGAGGCGTATCCGGTGGTGCGGCGGATCGTCGACCGGACCGGCAGCAGCGTCCGCGAACTGCTCGGCAACACCGCGACCCTGCGGCAGCTGCGCGCGGACGAGTTCGTCGACGATCGCTTCGGTGTCCCGACCGTCACCGACATCATCTCCGAGCTCGAGAAGCCCGGCCGCGACCCGCGTCCGGAGTTCAGGACCGCGACGTTCGCCGCCGGTGTCGAGAAGGTCGCCGACCTGAAGCCCGGCATGGTCCTCGAGGGAGTGGTCACCAACGTCGCGGCCTTCGGTGCCTTCGTCGACGTCGGTGTGCACCAGGACGGTCTCGTGCACGTCTCCGCGATGTCGCGCAGCTTCGTGAAGGATCCGCACGACGTCGTCCGGTCCGGTGAGGTCGTCAAGGTGAAGGTCCTCGAGGTCGACGTCGCGCGCCAGCGCATCGGTCTGACGCTGCGACTCGACGACGAGGTCCCCACCCCGGGCGCCGAGAAGTCGGGAGGTCAGCCGCGCGGAGGTGGCCGACGTCCCGGAGGCCAGGGCGGCGGCAACCAGGGCGGCCGGGGTAATCGCGGACAGCAGGGCAATCGTGGGCAGCAGGGCCGTGGCGGCGACCGCCGTTCGGCACCGGCCGCCTCCGGATCGATGGCCGACGCCCTGCGACGCGCCGGTTTCGGCAACAACTGA
- the rplS gene encoding 50S ribosomal protein L19: MNTLDFLDAKSLRDDIPDFRPGDTLDVHVKVIEGSKERVQVFKGVVIRRQGGGIRETFTVRKVSFGVGVERTFPVHSPNLAKIDVLTRGDVRRAKLYYLRELRGKAAKIKEKR, from the coding sequence ATGAACACCCTGGACTTTCTGGACGCCAAGTCGCTGCGCGACGACATCCCGGACTTCCGTCCCGGCGACACTCTCGATGTGCACGTCAAGGTCATCGAGGGCAGCAAGGAGCGTGTGCAGGTCTTCAAGGGCGTCGTGATCCGGCGTCAGGGCGGCGGCATCCGCGAGACCTTCACCGTCCGCAAGGTTTCCTTCGGCGTCGGCGTGGAGCGCACCTTCCCGGTGCACAGCCCCAACCTCGCCAAGATCGACGTGCTGACCCGTGGCGACGTCCGTCGCGCGAAGCTCTACTACCTGCGTGAGCTGCGCGGCAAGGCTGCCAAGATCAAGGAGAAGCGCTGA
- the lepB gene encoding signal peptidase I, producing MNRNDVRGSARSDRADGAHHRREDPVANDTAPKAKKQKSFWRELPILVVVALALSFLLQTFVARVYLIPSESMEPTLHGCPGCTGDRIVVEKVGYRFTDPRPGDVIVFEGPDSWSAGYVSTRSDNVVVRGLQEIGSLVGVVPPDENDLVKRVIATGGQTVECCDDQGRVLVDGVPLDEPYVTMDFPFTPGVVTCETEVPSGRCFGPVTVPEGHVWVMGDNRSNSADSRYHVGDEHQGSIPLDNVIGKARFIVLPPGRWGLIDSPEILPS from the coding sequence GTGAACCGCAACGATGTTCGAGGTTCGGCTCGGAGCGATCGAGCCGACGGTGCACACCACCGGCGCGAGGACCCCGTAGCGAACGACACCGCCCCCAAGGCGAAGAAGCAGAAGTCGTTCTGGCGTGAACTGCCGATCCTGGTCGTCGTCGCACTGGCCCTGAGCTTCCTGCTGCAGACCTTCGTGGCGCGGGTCTATCTCATCCCCTCGGAGTCGATGGAGCCGACACTGCACGGCTGCCCGGGCTGCACCGGTGACCGCATCGTCGTCGAGAAGGTGGGATACCGCTTCACCGATCCCCGTCCCGGCGACGTCATCGTCTTCGAAGGCCCCGACTCGTGGTCGGCCGGCTACGTCTCGACCCGTTCCGACAACGTCGTCGTGCGGGGACTGCAGGAGATCGGTTCGCTCGTCGGCGTCGTGCCGCCCGACGAGAACGACCTCGTCAAGCGCGTGATCGCGACAGGCGGGCAGACGGTGGAATGCTGCGACGACCAGGGCCGTGTGCTCGTCGACGGTGTCCCGCTCGACGAGCCGTACGTGACGATGGACTTCCCGTTCACCCCGGGTGTCGTCACGTGCGAGACCGAGGTGCCCTCCGGGCGCTGCTTCGGGCCCGTCACCGTGCCCGAGGGCCACGTCTGGGTGATGGGCGACAACCGCAGCAACTCGGCCGACTCGCGCTACCACGTCGGGGACGAGCATCAGGGCTCGATCCCGCTGGACAATGTCATCGGAAAAGCCCGCTTCATCGTGCTGCCTCCCGGCCGATGGGGCCTGATCGACTCACCGGAGATCCTTCCCTCGTGA
- a CDS encoding ribonuclease HII, whose product MTAWPPRPVIRRSSGLRTMESALARCGLGPVAGVDEAGRGACAGPLVVAACVLGDRPHASLDRLDDSKKLTERTREELYSVIVRRARAWSVVVIPAEEVDAIGIHVANIEGMRRAVAGLSTPPGYVLTDGFRVPGLPAPSLPVIGGDAAAACIAAASVLAKVTRDRMMVDLDGELPEYGFAVHKGYSTPTHMAALAEHGPSPQHRRSWANVRSVCGVPAVRRRLFADDLVRRSYADDLGRRLFTDEADAG is encoded by the coding sequence GTGACTGCTTGGCCACCTCGACCCGTGATCCGTCGCTCCTCGGGACTGCGCACCATGGAGTCCGCGCTCGCGCGGTGCGGTCTCGGTCCGGTCGCCGGGGTCGACGAAGCCGGCCGCGGTGCCTGCGCCGGACCGCTGGTCGTCGCCGCCTGCGTGCTCGGCGACCGGCCGCACGCGTCGCTCGACCGGCTCGACGATTCGAAGAAGCTCACCGAACGCACCCGTGAGGAGCTGTACTCGGTGATCGTGCGACGCGCCCGGGCGTGGAGCGTGGTGGTGATCCCCGCGGAGGAGGTCGACGCGATCGGCATCCACGTCGCCAACATCGAGGGCATGCGACGCGCGGTGGCAGGTCTGTCGACTCCGCCCGGCTACGTGCTCACCGACGGCTTCCGGGTGCCCGGACTGCCTGCACCGTCCCTGCCCGTGATCGGCGGCGACGCGGCGGCCGCGTGCATCGCGGCGGCCAGTGTGCTCGCGAAGGTCACACGCGATCGCATGATGGTCGACCTCGACGGCGAGCTACCGGAGTACGGTTTCGCAGTACACAAGGGCTACAGCACTCCGACGCACATGGCGGCGTTGGCCGAGCACGGCCCGTCACCGCAGCACCGGCGGTCGTGGGCCAATGTGCGCTCGGTGTGTGGAGTGCCCGCAGTGCGACGTCGGCTGTTCGCCGACGACCTGGTTCGTCGATCGTACGCAGACGACCTGGGGCGTCGATTGTTCACCGACGAGGCGGATGCGGGATGA
- a CDS encoding DUF2469 domain-containing protein produces the protein MSAEDLEKYETEMELSLYREYRDIVGQFAYVVETERRFYLANAVELLPHNANGEVYFEVRMSDAWVWDMYRPARFVKHVRVITFKDVNIEELDKPELRLPDKLG, from the coding sequence ATGAGTGCCGAGGATCTCGAGAAGTACGAAACCGAGATGGAACTCTCGCTGTACAGGGAGTACCGGGACATCGTCGGTCAGTTCGCGTACGTCGTGGAGACCGAGCGCCGGTTCTACCTGGCGAACGCCGTCGAATTGCTGCCGCACAACGCCAACGGCGAGGTGTACTTCGAGGTGCGTATGTCCGACGCCTGGGTGTGGGACATGTACCGTCCCGCACGCTTCGTCAAGCACGTCCGTGTCATCACGTTCAAGGACGTCAACATCGAAGAGCTCGACAAGCCCGAACTGAGACTGCCCGACAAGCTGGGCTGA
- a CDS encoding YraN family protein, with amino-acid sequence MQGTNRTSHNRDLGARGEDLAAEYLESTGMVVLERNWRSRYGELDLIAQDGASVVFVEVKTRTGTGYGTPAEAVTHAKAERIRRLAGQWLSEQTRRWSHIRVDVVTVLLARGHAPEITHRKQVL; translated from the coding sequence ATGCAGGGGACGAATCGGACATCACACAACCGGGATCTGGGCGCGCGAGGCGAGGACCTCGCCGCGGAATACCTCGAGTCGACCGGCATGGTCGTGCTCGAACGGAACTGGCGCAGCCGATACGGCGAACTCGATCTCATCGCACAGGACGGCGCGTCCGTCGTCTTCGTCGAGGTCAAGACCCGCACCGGCACCGGATACGGCACCCCCGCCGAAGCGGTGACGCACGCGAAGGCCGAACGTATCCGTCGCCTCGCCGGGCAGTGGTTGTCCGAGCAGACGCGCCGCTGGTCGCACATCCGCGTCGATGTGGTCACCGTTCTGCTCGCGCGGGGACACGCCCCGGAGATCACCCACCGCAAGCAGGTCCTCTGA
- a CDS encoding DUF3846 domain-containing protein translates to MRSLVQVIVIPADPQFPAFKASIEKGDYRAYQKVVGGPFECIDLDNPNVTLFCNEEGKLIGGEFNPRATTLLWTSTPVWRGRDVICGDVVLAGQPDDEGSTTSVPEELITDIFRSETFLVEHKDPEDGEAELVAALHCDYWAALFEAIHLIDARRWEGTVRVVAA, encoded by the coding sequence ATGCGTTCATTGGTGCAGGTCATCGTTATCCCGGCAGACCCCCAGTTTCCGGCCTTCAAAGCCAGCATCGAGAAGGGTGACTACCGGGCGTATCAGAAGGTGGTTGGTGGGCCATTTGAGTGCATCGACCTCGACAACCCCAACGTCACGCTGTTCTGCAACGAAGAAGGCAAGCTCATCGGAGGCGAGTTCAATCCACGAGCGACCACCCTGCTGTGGACGAGCACACCCGTCTGGCGCGGACGAGATGTCATCTGTGGAGACGTCGTACTCGCCGGCCAACCAGACGACGAAGGATCAACCACGTCGGTGCCGGAAGAGCTGATCACCGACATCTTCAGGTCCGAGACATTCCTGGTCGAGCACAAGGACCCCGAGGACGGCGAAGCGGAACTTGTCGCGGCACTCCACTGCGACTACTGGGCTGCGCTGTTCGAAGCGATACACCTCATCGACGCACGGAGATGGGAAGGGACCGTACGTGTCGTTGCAGCCTGA
- a CDS encoding PDDEXK family nuclease: protein MRSNEENDIYRLIAQHLRINHQSVVFHFDTSGVNNTSRYSRSLYKSLNGDPGWPDLQICARSHPDFGDYMGLFIEVKKAGTRIRKRDGSLVADQHIRDQAEMIKRLNAAGYYAAFGISYESCKRLIDEYLTGTYNETVFF from the coding sequence ATGCGCAGTAACGAAGAGAACGACATCTACCGGCTCATCGCGCAGCACCTTCGCATCAACCACCAGAGCGTCGTTTTCCACTTCGACACGTCGGGCGTCAATAACACCAGTCGCTACTCGCGGAGCCTGTACAAGTCATTGAACGGCGATCCCGGGTGGCCCGACCTGCAGATCTGTGCGCGGTCGCATCCTGACTTCGGGGACTACATGGGGCTGTTCATCGAGGTGAAGAAAGCAGGTACGCGCATCCGCAAGCGCGACGGCTCACTCGTGGCCGACCAGCACATCCGGGACCAGGCGGAGATGATCAAGCGTCTCAATGCTGCCGGGTACTACGCAGCGTTCGGGATCTCGTATGAGAGCTGTAAGCGCCTAATCGACGAATACTTGACCGGGACCTACAACGAGACCGTCTTCTTCTAG
- a CDS encoding HNH endonuclease, with translation MVMSSLSFLRRRWIMMIQDGAVINCGICGEPVPAKAKGSNRICKGGKGTITVDHIFPKSWGGSNDLSNLQPAHLLCNQQKGNRLGKHSQGGR, from the coding sequence ATGGTGATGAGTAGCCTCTCATTCCTTCGGCGTCGATGGATCATGATGATTCAGGATGGAGCGGTAATCAACTGCGGTATATGCGGAGAACCTGTGCCTGCCAAAGCTAAGGGCTCCAATCGTATATGCAAGGGTGGCAAAGGCACAATCACTGTCGATCACATCTTCCCTAAGTCATGGGGTGGGTCGAATGATTTAAGTAACCTGCAGCCCGCGCATCTGCTCTGCAATCAACAGAAGGGCAACCGCCTAGGAAAACACTCCCAGGGAGGACGGTGA
- a CDS encoding DUF7427 family protein, whose translation MGEHLPLPERRKIAERAWLVGLGVVAAYEIACPPGHTLSEGLDHHLEHPVKRRIIEGVLAVTALHLCNRLPNSVDPYHQVARIGRKLGIRRGPEDGDE comes from the coding sequence ATGGGTGAGCACCTTCCTCTACCGGAGCGGCGCAAGATAGCTGAACGGGCATGGCTTGTCGGGCTAGGCGTTGTGGCAGCGTACGAGATCGCTTGCCCACCAGGACACACTTTGAGTGAGGGATTAGACCATCACCTAGAGCATCCTGTGAAGCGTCGGATCATCGAGGGCGTACTCGCCGTGACGGCACTCCACCTCTGCAACCGCCTGCCGAACAGCGTAGATCCCTATCACCAAGTCGCACGTATCGGTAGAAAGCTCGGTATACGGCGTGGCCCGGAGGATGGTGATGAGTAG
- a CDS encoding WhiB family transcriptional regulator: MSPENIPSIADHPNFEEASCRQVDPETADEYWHPQRYESAAAKMARRICQSCVIMQDCRDYAVKTLPDFGIWGGLSPRELERLASTGDGA; the protein is encoded by the coding sequence ATGAGCCCCGAAAACATCCCCTCCATCGCGGACCACCCGAACTTCGAAGAAGCGAGTTGTCGGCAGGTGGACCCTGAAACCGCGGACGAGTACTGGCACCCGCAGCGCTACGAGTCAGCAGCCGCCAAGATGGCCCGCCGGATCTGCCAAAGCTGCGTGATCATGCAGGACTGCCGCGACTACGCCGTGAAGACGCTCCCGGACTTCGGCATCTGGGGTGGTCTATCCCCTCGCGAACTTGAGCGTCTTGCCAGCACAGGGGACGGCGCATGA
- a CDS encoding helix-turn-helix domain-containing protein has product MSTPLSHTARILRLLKAKGKVSNFELRKVAWRYPARILDLKKEGHRIRSVHAEGTRWFYIYEGHEDDEKELNKENN; this is encoded by the coding sequence ATGAGCACTCCCCTCTCCCATACCGCCCGCATCCTCAGGCTCCTGAAGGCGAAGGGCAAGGTCAGCAACTTCGAATTGCGCAAGGTGGCCTGGCGCTACCCCGCCCGCATCTTGGACCTGAAGAAGGAAGGTCATCGGATCAGGAGCGTGCACGCCGAAGGCACTCGATGGTTCTACATCTATGAGGGTCACGAAGACGACGAGAAAGAACTGAATAAGGAGAACAACTGA
- a CDS encoding con-10 family general stress protein, which produces MPGIRGVDYIDENGIRVLTGGLKAAAVNKAKDPDFYRKIALKAQESWRNNGRAPRGFAADPELARIAGAKGGRKSRRGPAKKEAA; this is translated from the coding sequence ATGCCGGGTATACGCGGAGTTGATTACATCGACGAGAATGGCATCAGGGTTCTCACCGGTGGTCTGAAGGCCGCTGCGGTGAACAAGGCCAAAGACCCCGACTTCTATCGGAAGATTGCCCTGAAGGCACAGGAATCATGGCGCAACAATGGCCGCGCACCACGGGGATTCGCCGCGGACCCAGAGTTAGCGCGGATCGCGGGAGCCAAGGGAGGTCGCAAGAGTCGCCGCGGTCCGGCGAAAAAGGAGGCGGCATGA
- a CDS encoding ERF family protein → MADSKQEQEREAAPVKNASEVIWRPRSSDGHNVLLRPGEVAVIPPEIAKAIVAIQAKVSPLEKSAENAHFKNTYVPLSEVMREALRLLSEHKLGISQWPLTRDDRTFLITILMHESGSSIQGEQELLMSRKDSQGQGSSMTYARRYGIMAILGLVGDDDDDGNKASNRQTKPTPEQLSEIRQLCIDLKFPKDQMEARVASLRTEDQATVAIANLHKIVSEKAKRIKDTAEATPVFTGDRDQVVPIKTPTKEIDPIEHLRVQLEKLPIPPKRVRELIRNVTGKPFLKNCNEEEQFKLAEKLDDILSGKEKLPADWFDPDIAPAEETA, encoded by the coding sequence ATGGCAGATAGCAAACAAGAGCAGGAGCGAGAAGCCGCGCCGGTGAAGAATGCTAGCGAGGTGATATGGCGGCCACGATCATCGGACGGGCACAACGTTCTGCTCCGTCCAGGCGAGGTAGCGGTAATCCCGCCAGAGATCGCCAAGGCCATCGTCGCGATTCAAGCGAAGGTCTCACCTCTGGAGAAGTCCGCCGAGAACGCTCACTTTAAGAACACCTATGTACCGCTATCAGAGGTCATGCGCGAAGCCCTGAGACTCCTCAGCGAGCACAAGCTCGGCATCAGCCAATGGCCGCTCACACGGGATGACAGGACGTTTCTCATCACGATCCTGATGCATGAGTCCGGCTCATCGATACAGGGGGAGCAAGAGCTTCTAATGAGTCGGAAAGATTCTCAAGGGCAGGGATCGTCTATGACGTACGCCCGCCGCTATGGGATCATGGCCATACTCGGACTCGTCGGCGATGACGACGACGATGGCAATAAGGCGTCCAACCGACAAACGAAGCCAACACCTGAGCAACTTTCGGAGATCCGACAGCTCTGTATTGACCTGAAGTTCCCAAAAGACCAGATGGAAGCACGTGTCGCGTCACTGCGTACGGAAGACCAAGCCACCGTCGCAATCGCAAATCTTCATAAGATCGTGTCTGAGAAGGCGAAGCGGATCAAAGACACGGCGGAGGCTACTCCAGTCTTCACGGGTGATCGTGACCAAGTAGTGCCAATCAAGACCCCTACTAAAGAGATCGATCCTATCGAACACCTTCGCGTTCAGCTAGAGAAGCTCCCGATACCGCCCAAGCGCGTCCGTGAGCTCATCCGCAACGTCACAGGCAAGCCCTTCTTAAAGAACTGCAACGAAGAGGAACAGTTCAAACTGGCGGAGAAGCTGGATGACATCCTGAGCGGTAAAGAGAAGCTCCCGGCCGACTGGTTCGACCCTGACATCGCGCCGGCTGAGGAGACCGCCTAA
- a CDS encoding replication-relaxation family protein produces MELLHRDAEVMRHVARFGALTTAQIRALLFHDKKSETSCTRSLRRLREAGILASVSVRLPSNSRGGSPMGCYQIGRAAWKSFYTRPYKVMGNPLKLHHTLAVADAYIALKQAERAGAFKISHYRTEPDTWLDIAGVELRPDLYVDLIDENAEAPMRRLYWLEVDQHSEGRDDIAKKVEAYKHAYLHGGMKSFPQVVFVGKDDDTVADLRRWIRPLTRDVETYGDLFVVASQANFMDQLMR; encoded by the coding sequence ATGGAACTTCTGCACCGGGACGCCGAGGTGATGCGGCACGTTGCTCGCTTTGGTGCCCTCACCACGGCACAGATACGAGCCCTTCTCTTCCACGATAAGAAGTCCGAAACTTCCTGCACCCGGAGCCTGCGCCGGCTTCGTGAAGCGGGAATACTGGCAAGCGTGTCCGTACGCCTTCCGAGCAATAGTCGGGGCGGGTCGCCTATGGGCTGCTATCAGATAGGCCGGGCAGCGTGGAAGTCGTTCTATACCCGTCCGTATAAGGTCATGGGCAACCCCTTGAAGCTGCACCACACCCTGGCAGTGGCTGATGCGTATATCGCGCTCAAGCAGGCAGAACGAGCGGGGGCGTTTAAAATCTCCCACTACCGCACTGAACCCGACACGTGGCTGGACATTGCCGGGGTGGAGCTGCGCCCGGATCTATACGTGGACCTAATAGACGAGAATGCAGAAGCTCCGATGCGCCGGCTGTACTGGCTCGAAGTGGACCAGCACAGCGAAGGCCGTGACGACATCGCGAAGAAGGTGGAAGCGTACAAGCACGCCTACCTTCACGGCGGCATGAAAAGCTTCCCGCAAGTCGTGTTCGTGGGTAAAGACGACGACACGGTGGCGGACTTGCGGCGATGGATACGCCCGCTCACGCGCGACGTAGAGACCTACGGCGACCTGTTTGTCGTAGCGTCGCAGGCGAACTTTATGGACCAGCTCATGCGGTAG